CACCCTGGTGTATTCATCAGTGTAGCTCTCCACATCTTTCAAACCTTTGTCCGGGTTGAAATAGAACACGGAATACTTATGGGTCAGGAATTTTCCATCCTGGTTTTTCCGGCTCTCTTCAATATTGATAGAAAAAGAAAATCGAGGTGTCTGCCGGTTGATCTGCTGGATTCTGCCATCTTTAATGCGGTAAAAAGAACTCATACCATCCCCTCCCATGATCAGTTTTCTGCCCAGAGGATGCGTACCATCATCACCAAAATTAAGTTTGTATTTACCATCCGAGTCCTCAAAAGAACGCGGCCCCCTATGCATGGCAATAGAAGCCAGGTTTTCTGTAAGAAACCCCTTGGCGTTTTCATCACCGATATCTGTCTCGATTTCCTTCGGACCTTTTACTGTCACAGTGCCCTTTTGTTCCACACCATTTATATTTGCCGTCACATCGGCTGTGAATCCACCAAACCCTGCAGGCCATCTGGCAGTATTTGAAAATACTTCCTGCATCGCCTTACGTGCCTCGGCATCATCTTCCAATGTGGTTTCAACATCTTTTTCTTTCGTGTAGGTTGCCATGAAAAATTCTCCTTAAAACATAAAGAGTCCGGCTCC
This is a stretch of genomic DNA from Nitrospinota bacterium. It encodes these proteins:
- a CDS encoding DUF3386 family protein → MATYTKEKDVETTLEDDAEARKAMQEVFSNTARWPAGFGGFTADVTANINGVEQKGTVTVKGPKEIETDIGDENAKGFLTENLASIAMHRGPRSFEDSDGKYKLNFGDDGTHPLGRKLIMGGDGMSSFYRIKDGRIQQINRQTPRFSFSINIEESRKNQDGKFLTHKYSVFYFNPDKGLKDVESYTDEYTRVGEADLPELRRIINCEEGAVTVSTMTLSNHKLL